In Actinoplanes lobatus, the DNA window AGGCCCACAGATCGATCGCCCCCGCCCCACGTGGCCTCGCGGCTCCACCCGCCCCGGCCCCGGCCACCGTAAGGAGACCGGCTGCGCCGCCCGCCGCTGGCGCCGCCAGATCACGCAGCTCGGTGGATCGGCGGGCATCCCACAGGTAGGGCGGAAGCGGAAAGACCGGCCCCTCCTCCAGATCCCCGGCACGCGCCGCTTCGAGGGTGAGCCGCTGGGTCCCGGTCACCCACCGGGGCGAGCGCACCACGAGGACCCAGGTGTCCGGTGTGATCGGACGGTCCGGGGCCAGCAGGAACCGCATCCCGGCGGCCAGGGCGGCGTTTCCGCTGGCCGACCGCGGCAGATGCCAGCGCAGCAGGTCGGGCGCGAACCCGGCCAGCAGCCCGGCGACCGGACCGGCGCCGGTGAACGCGACGTCGATCCGGGCCGCGGCACAGGCGGCCCGCCAGTCGCCGCGCTCCCGGGCCTCCGCGCACGCGGCGATCATCCAGTCGGGGACCGCGTAGCGGCGGACCATCCGCCAGTCTCCCAGTGCAGAAATCGGTCCACCCCCGTGTCGTCGCTGAGGTGGCGGAGCCGACCGGATTCGAACCGGCGTCCTCCTGCGTGCGGTCAAGGCGCGACGACCTCTGCGCTACGACTCCGCCGCGCCGGAGCATACGGCGACCCACCGACATTTTTCGGCGGGCCGCCCTAGCGCGAGCAAGGGCCGGGATTTGAATGCCCCGCCGCGCCCGGGGGGTGATCCGAAAGGACCTGATCGGGCAAACGACGTCCGGGACAGGCTCCGCTTGGGAAGGATGAGGCCGAAAGGAGGAAGCCGTGAATTGGCTGAGCGTCCTGCTGCTCTCGGTGGTGATGATCGCCGGCCCGCAGATCATCAGTGCCGTCTTCCTCGCCTCCAGCCGGGAGGCGAGGCGCAGCTCGCTCGCCTACCTGGCTGGGGCCGGGCTCGCCGGGCTCATCGGGCTGACCGTCTGGCACTTCGCCTTTCACGTCGTACGAGGTACGTGGGGCGGCCAAGGCAAGCATGACGGTACTGCCCGCCTGGTCGACTGGGTGGTGTTGGCCGTGCTGCTGGCGCTGATGGTGATCGTCTTCGCCCGCCGCAAACGGAGCCAGCCGCCGAAGTGGATGAGTAGATTGCAGGCGGCCAGCCCTCGCTTCGCCTTCGGCTTGGGTTTTCTGTTGTTCATCGCCATGCCCAGCGACGAGGCCACCATGGTGGCGGTCGCCGGAAGCCTCGACAGCCACGACAAGCCCTGGTGGCACCTGCTGCCGTTCCTGGCTCTGACGCTGCTGTTCCTGGCGTTGCCGCTACTCGTCCTGCTCGCGTTCGGTCAGCGCGCGGTGGCGGTGCTGCCGAAGGTCCGGGACTGGGCCAACGAGCACTCGTGGCTGGTGAGCGAGGCAGTCATCCTGATCTTCTTGACCATCGTCGTGTCCGATCTGCTCAAGTGACCCGCGGGTTCAAGTTGGCCGGCCACCCGCCTGTCACGGCACAATGACCAGCCTGCTGCCCCGTAGGTCGGTGCGTTGCCAGGCGGTCTCGATGTCGCTCAGTGGGACCTTCACCACGTCGAAGGTCAGCTCGCCGGATCGGGCCCATGTCACGACCTGGCCGTACACCTCCTGCATGGTCTGTGGGCCGAGTCCTTTGGCCGCGCCGTAGATCTCGACACCGGAGGTGCGCAGGCTCTCCGCGGCGAGAACGAGCCCGGCGCCGGCGGACTCTCCGATCTGGATCAGCCGCGTCGGCTTCGGGAACGCGAATGATCGCGGGATCAGCGATCGCAGCAGGATCTCGGTGGGCCGGCCCCAGAGGTAGTCCAGCACGACGTCGTAACCATCGCCCTTGGCATCGAGGTACGCCTGCGCCAGCGCCTCGTCCGGTACGGCTGTGTTGATCACCTCATCGGCGCCGAGGGCCCGCACCTCACGCAGTTGGTCGTCGTCGCGGCCGGTCGCGATGATCCGGCCGGCGCCGAGCAGCCGGGCCACCTTCACCGCGAGTCGCCCGGCGACCCCGGTGGCGCCCTGCACGAGTACGGTCTCGCCCGGCACGAAGCCGGCGGCGGTCTTGATGGACATGCCGGTGATCGCCGTGCCCAGCACGGTCGCGATCGCCGGATCGATGCCCTCCGCGATCGGCATGTAGGCGCCCTTGGGCACCACCGTCTTCTCGGCGAGCGCGCCGAAGGGCTGGCGTGGGTTGCCGAACCCGACGAGGGTGCCATCCGGCAGCGTGCCGATGCCGTCGAAGGCGGGAATCGCCGGCAACTGTGCGGTGTACTTCTCGCTCGCGTAATGCGTGCCGGCCGCGATGCGCTTGTCGACGTTCTCGACCGCGACCGCCTTCACGTCGATGACGACCTCATCGTCGCCGGCCACGGGATCCGGGAAGTCCTCATAGCGAGGGATGCCACCGATCTCGTGCAGCACCGCCGCCTTCATCACAGCTCCCGGCCGAAGAACGCCGCGACCCGGCGCTGAACGACCGCCAGGAACCGGGGAGGCCGGGCAGGTGTGTGGTTCCACCTGTTGTTCAAGGAAGGTCGGGCCACGTCGCCGCCGCGATGCGCACGGCCGCGGATCGCCGTGCCCTGGTGTCCA includes these proteins:
- a CDS encoding GAP family protein produces the protein MNWLSVLLLSVVMIAGPQIISAVFLASSREARRSSLAYLAGAGLAGLIGLTVWHFAFHVVRGTWGGQGKHDGTARLVDWVVLAVLLALMVIVFARRKRSQPPKWMSRLQAASPRFAFGLGFLLFIAMPSDEATMVAVAGSLDSHDKPWWHLLPFLALTLLFLALPLLVLLAFGQRAVAVLPKVRDWANEHSWLVSEAVILIFLTIVVSDLLK
- a CDS encoding quinone oxidoreductase family protein, with the translated sequence MKAAVLHEIGGIPRYEDFPDPVAGDDEVVIDVKAVAVENVDKRIAAGTHYASEKYTAQLPAIPAFDGIGTLPDGTLVGFGNPRQPFGALAEKTVVPKGAYMPIAEGIDPAIATVLGTAITGMSIKTAAGFVPGETVLVQGATGVAGRLAVKVARLLGAGRIIATGRDDDQLREVRALGADEVINTAVPDEALAQAYLDAKGDGYDVVLDYLWGRPTEILLRSLIPRSFAFPKPTRLIQIGESAGAGLVLAAESLRTSGVEIYGAAKGLGPQTMQEVYGQVVTWARSGELTFDVVKVPLSDIETAWQRTDLRGSRLVIVP